Proteins co-encoded in one Flavobacterium fluviale genomic window:
- the thiC gene encoding phosphomethylpyrimidine synthase ThiC — protein sequence MTNEEQISRTPFPNSTKVYINGEIHPIKVAMREIALSDTKLSNGGIEKNPPVTVYDTSGPYTDPNIEIDIRKGLPRLRESWILDRNDVEILDEITSDYGQTRLKDETLNHLRFEYLHQPKRAKKGANVTQLYYAKQGIITPEMEYIAIRENQRIELLNEQTKAMQCQHSGHSFGANTPKSKITAEFVRSEVACGRAIIPNNINHPESEPMIVGRNFLVKINANIGNSAVTSSIEEEVEKAVWACRWGADTIMDLSTGKNIHETREWIIRNSPVPIGTVPIYQALEKVKGIAEDLTWEIFRDTLIEQAEQGVSYFTIHAGVLLRYIHLTANRVTGIVSRGGSIMAKWCLFHHKENFLYTHFEEICEIMKQYDVAFSLGDGLRPGSIADANDAAQFAELETLGELTKIAWKHDVQVFIEGPGHVPMHMIKENMDKQLEHCHEAPFYTLGPLTTDIAPGYDHITSAIGAAMIGWYGCAMLCYVTPKEHLGLPNKKDVKDGVITYKISAHAADLAKGHPGAQYRDNALSKARFEFRWEDQFNLALDPDTAREFHDETLPADGAKVAHFCSMCGPKFCSMKISQEIRDVAAAEKGMQEKSEEFIEHGKEIYI from the coding sequence ATGACAAACGAAGAACAAATATCCAGAACTCCGTTTCCAAATTCTACAAAAGTTTATATAAACGGAGAAATTCATCCTATCAAAGTAGCGATGCGCGAAATTGCTTTAAGTGACACCAAACTTTCAAATGGCGGAATTGAAAAAAATCCTCCAGTTACAGTTTACGACACTTCTGGTCCGTACACCGATCCTAATATTGAAATTGATATTAGAAAAGGACTGCCACGCTTACGCGAAAGCTGGATTCTTGATCGAAATGATGTCGAAATTTTAGATGAAATCACATCAGATTATGGTCAAACCCGATTGAAAGATGAAACGCTAAATCATCTTCGTTTTGAATATTTACATCAGCCAAAAAGAGCTAAAAAAGGTGCCAACGTCACGCAACTGTATTACGCGAAACAAGGAATCATTACACCTGAAATGGAATATATTGCGATTCGTGAAAATCAACGAATCGAGCTTTTAAACGAGCAGACCAAAGCCATGCAATGTCAGCACAGCGGTCACAGTTTTGGAGCCAACACGCCAAAAAGTAAAATCACAGCAGAATTTGTTCGTTCTGAAGTCGCTTGCGGAAGAGCCATTATTCCAAACAACATCAACCATCCGGAAAGTGAACCCATGATTGTGGGACGTAATTTCTTGGTCAAAATAAATGCCAATATCGGTAACAGCGCCGTGACTTCGAGCATTGAAGAAGAAGTTGAAAAAGCGGTTTGGGCGTGCCGTTGGGGCGCTGATACTATTATGGATTTATCTACAGGAAAAAATATTCATGAAACCAGAGAATGGATTATTCGAAATTCTCCCGTTCCTATTGGGACCGTTCCGATTTATCAGGCTTTGGAAAAAGTAAAAGGAATTGCCGAAGATTTAACTTGGGAGATTTTCCGCGATACTTTAATTGAGCAGGCAGAACAAGGTGTTTCCTATTTTACAATTCACGCTGGAGTATTGCTTCGCTACATTCATTTAACTGCCAATCGAGTTACTGGAATCGTTTCGCGCGGTGGTTCGATTATGGCAAAATGGTGTTTATTTCATCATAAAGAAAACTTCTTGTACACGCATTTTGAAGAAATCTGCGAAATCATGAAACAATATGATGTTGCTTTTTCATTAGGCGACGGCTTACGTCCAGGTTCGATTGCTGATGCGAACGATGCTGCGCAGTTTGCCGAATTAGAAACTTTAGGCGAATTGACCAAAATTGCTTGGAAACATGATGTTCAGGTTTTTATCGAAGGTCCAGGTCACGTTCCAATGCATATGATTAAGGAAAACATGGACAAACAATTAGAACATTGCCACGAAGCTCCTTTTTATACTTTAGGACCTTTAACCACAGATATTGCTCCGGGTTACGACCATATTACATCTGCAATTGGCGCCGCAATGATCGGCTGGTACGGCTGTGCAATGTTGTGCTATGTAACACCAAAAGAACATTTGGGTTTACCGAATAAAAAAGACGTTAAAGATGGTGTCATTACTTATAAAATTTCAGCTCATGCTGCCGATTTAGCAAAAGGTCATCCGGGAGCGCAATATCGTGATAATGCTTTGAGTAAAGCCCGTTTTGAATTCCGTTGGGAAGATCAGTTCAATTTGGCTTTAGATCCTGATACCGCAAGAGAATTTCACGATGAAACCCTTCCTGCAGACGGTGCAAAAGTGGCTCATTTTTGTTCGATGTGCGGACCAAAATTCTGCTCTATGAAAATATCTCAGGAAATTAGAGATGTCGCTGCCGCAGAAAAAGGAATGCAGGAGAAATCAGAAGAGTTTATTGAGCATGGGAAAGAGATTTATATTTAA
- the thiS gene encoding sulfur carrier protein ThiS produces MELKINQQTKKFNAESLSVQSLLDLEIPHKQNGIAVAVNNTVVPKAKWNEFLVQETDEILIISATQGG; encoded by the coding sequence ATGGAACTAAAAATCAATCAACAAACCAAAAAATTCAATGCTGAATCGCTAAGCGTTCAATCATTGCTCGATCTCGAAATTCCGCACAAACAAAACGGAATTGCCGTTGCTGTTAACAACACCGTTGTTCCAAAAGCCAAATGGAACGAATTCCTCGTACAAGAAACTGACGAAATCTTAATTATTTCTGCCACGCAGGGAGGTTAG
- a CDS encoding thiamine phosphate synthase has translation MIVITNSFAVADEIKIVNYLFEEGLALLHIRKPDFSELEMAQFIHQIKLDFRDRIVLHNHHALAEDFGINRFHFSEKERKNTTDSPARFSKPSRYSTSTHSIKDFNSLGSNFDYAFLSPVFKSISKENYLPKKDLFEEIKSRTNYKTKVIALGGIDSQKIQKVLLNGFDDIALLGGIWNHENPLKQFKLCQQIALSHLQSQV, from the coding sequence ATGATTGTAATTACAAATTCTTTTGCTGTTGCAGATGAAATCAAAATAGTGAATTATTTATTTGAGGAAGGATTGGCTTTGCTTCATATTCGGAAACCTGATTTTTCTGAGTTGGAAATGGCGCAGTTCATTCATCAAATAAAACTAGATTTTAGAGATCGAATTGTTTTGCACAATCACCATGCATTGGCAGAAGATTTTGGAATTAACCGATTTCATTTTTCTGAAAAAGAAAGAAAAAATACGACAGATTCTCCTGCAAGGTTTTCAAAACCTTCTAGGTATTCAACATCAACACATTCTATTAAAGATTTCAATTCATTAGGAAGCAATTTTGATTACGCGTTTTTAAGTCCAGTTTTTAAAAGTATTTCAAAAGAAAATTATCTACCAAAAAAAGATCTTTTTGAAGAGATAAAATCACGAACAAATTACAAAACAAAAGTCATCGCTTTGGGCGGAATTGATTCGCAAAAAATTCAAAAAGTGCTTCTAAATGGTTTTGATGATATCGCTCTTTTAGGAGGAATTTGGAATCATGAAAACCCACTAAAACAATTCAAATTATGTCAACAAATCGCCCTTTCGCACTTACAATCGCAGGTTTAG
- a CDS encoding hydroxymethylpyrimidine/phosphomethylpyrimidine kinase, translating to MSTNRPFALTIAGLDPSGGAGILADIKTFEQHKVTGFAISTANTIQTENQFYEIEWTDVNFIIRSIETLFSNYKIAVVKIGIVASLQDLNRIILTIKLLSPAAKIVWDPVLKSTTKFEFMTIDDHSNLNKILAEIDLITPNYHEAKILFPDFSSKENKFSTSILLKGGHNKKALGTDTLFLEDEILELLPSNQKCSEKHGSGCVLSSAIASNLALNQTMIEACKNAKIYIENYLSSTSTLIGYHYV from the coding sequence ATGTCAACAAATCGCCCTTTCGCACTTACAATCGCAGGTTTAGATCCGTCTGGCGGTGCTGGTATTTTGGCTGATATCAAAACTTTTGAACAGCATAAAGTAACCGGTTTTGCTATTTCGACAGCGAATACAATTCAGACGGAAAATCAGTTTTATGAAATTGAATGGACAGATGTAAATTTTATTATTCGGTCTATCGAAACACTGTTTTCTAATTATAAAATTGCTGTTGTCAAAATTGGAATTGTAGCTTCTTTACAAGATTTAAATCGAATTATTTTGACAATAAAACTACTATCTCCTGCTGCAAAAATAGTTTGGGACCCAGTCTTAAAATCAACAACAAAATTTGAATTTATGACAATTGATGATCATTCAAACTTAAATAAAATCTTAGCCGAAATCGACTTAATTACACCGAACTATCATGAAGCCAAAATTCTGTTTCCTGATTTTAGTTCTAAAGAAAATAAATTTTCAACGAGCATTTTATTGAAAGGCGGACATAACAAAAAGGCTTTAGGAACAGATACTTTATTTCTCGAAGATGAAATTTTAGAATTGCTTCCTTCAAACCAGAAATGCTCCGAAAAACATGGCTCCGGCTGTGTACTTTCTTCTGCAATCGCATCCAATTTAGCATTAAATCAAACCATGATAGAAGCCTGTAAAAATGCCAAAATATATATCGAAAATTATTTGAGTTCAACTTCAACTTTAATCGGATATCATTATGTATAA
- a CDS encoding DNA-3-methyladenine glycosylase I has product MKNENLIRCGWCTDSDLYKKYHDEEWGVPVYDDPTLFEFLILETFQAGLSWITILNKRENFRNAFDHFDYQKIANYSEDKIEELLQNTGIIRNKLKIKSAVSNAQAFMKVQEEFGSFSDYIWKFTNGKPIINHPKTSKDVPATTPLSDEISKDLKKRGFKFVGSTVIYAHMQATGMVNDHAEDCWTRTQ; this is encoded by the coding sequence ATGAAAAATGAAAATTTAATAAGATGTGGCTGGTGTACGGACAGCGATTTATATAAAAAATATCATGATGAAGAATGGGGCGTTCCTGTTTATGATGACCCTACTCTATTTGAATTTTTAATTTTGGAAACTTTCCAGGCCGGACTTAGCTGGATCACTATTTTAAACAAAAGAGAAAATTTCAGAAATGCATTTGATCATTTTGATTATCAAAAAATTGCCAATTACTCTGAAGATAAAATCGAAGAACTATTACAGAATACTGGAATCATCCGAAATAAACTCAAGATTAAATCCGCAGTTTCAAATGCTCAGGCTTTTATGAAAGTTCAGGAAGAATTTGGAAGTTTTTCAGATTACATCTGGAAATTCACAAATGGAAAACCTATCATAAACCATCCAAAAACTTCAAAAGATGTGCCTGCTACTACTCCTCTTTCGGACGAAATCAGTAAAGATTTAAAAAAACGCGGCTTTAAATTTGTTGGTTCAACTGTCATTTACGCGCACATGCAGGCAACCGGAATGGTCAATGATCACGCAGAAGATTGCTGGACAAGAACTCAGTAA
- a CDS encoding thiamine phosphate synthase translates to MYNKLQYISQGETIEEQLRNIHQVLDAGCEWVQMRFKNQTTQNTLALAEAVKLLCDKYQVKFIVNDDLHLAQQIEADGVHLGLTDTKIDEARAILGSEKIIGGTANTFEDIQNHVKNGCDYIGLGPFRFTATKEKLSPILGLSGYFDILQKLKKDKIDVPVYAIGGITLRDVNPLMETGIHGIAVSGIITESDEKEKLIQQLKEKLYANVIV, encoded by the coding sequence ATGTATAATAAACTGCAATACATTTCGCAAGGCGAAACAATCGAAGAACAATTACGCAATATCCATCAAGTTCTTGATGCTGGATGTGAGTGGGTACAAATGCGATTTAAAAATCAAACAACTCAAAATACGCTTGCTTTGGCAGAAGCTGTAAAACTTCTATGCGATAAATATCAGGTCAAATTTATTGTAAATGATGATTTGCACCTTGCCCAGCAAATTGAAGCTGATGGAGTTCATCTCGGATTAACAGACACAAAAATTGATGAAGCAAGAGCTATTTTAGGCTCTGAAAAAATAATTGGCGGAACGGCTAATACTTTCGAAGACATTCAAAATCATGTCAAAAACGGATGTGATTATATTGGTTTGGGACCTTTTCGTTTTACAGCAACAAAAGAAAAATTAAGTCCAATTTTAGGGTTATCGGGATATTTTGATATTCTTCAAAAATTGAAGAAAGATAAAATTGACGTTCCAGTTTATGCAATTGGAGGCATCACACTGCGAGATGTAAATCCGTTAATGGAAACTGGAATTCACGGAATTGCCGTTTCTGGAATCATTACAGAAAGTGATGAAAAGGAAAAATTAATTCAACAATTAAAAGAAAAATTATATGCAAACGTCATTGTTTAA